The Spartinivicinus poritis region TGAAGGCATTAGGCTTAGAAACCTGTATGACTCTGGGCATGTTAAAGAAAGAGCAGGCGGATCAATTAGCAGAAGCTGGGTTGGATTATTACAACCATAACCTAGATACCTCACCTGAGTTCTACGGCAGTATTATTACTACACGTACTTATCAAGACCGTCTGAATACATTGGGCAATGTCCGTGATGCGGGTATTAAAGTTTGTTCTGGCGGCATTATTGGTATGGGTGAAACCTTAACTGACCGCATTGGCCTGCTAGCTCAACTTGCCAACCTGCCTCAACATCCTGAAAGTGTGCCGATTAATATGTTAGTAAAAGTAGAAGGCACACCACTGGAAAATGTCGAAGATTTAGATCCTATTGAATTTATCAAAACCCTTGCTGTGGCTCGGATTATGATGCCTGCTTCCCATGTACGCCTATCGGCAGGGCGAGAGCAAATGTCTGATGAAATGCAGGCACTGGCCTTCTTTGCCGGCGCGAATTCGATATTTTATGGAGAGTGCCTGCTTACCACTGCTAACCCAGAAAAGAATAAAGACTTAATGCTGTTTAAGCGGTTGGGTATCAAACCAGAGCAGCGTATTGAAAAGTCGGATGAAGAACAAACCTCGAATATTTTGCAAGCGATTCAAGACAAGCAAAATAGCGAGATGTTTTACGACGCTGCACAGCCAAATCAGTAAGTAGCTGGTGTATAGATGACAGATTGGAGCCGCCTCACTAGCCGCTTGACCCAACGTCAGCAGCAACAGCTTATTCGTCAGCGAAATACAGTCGAAACGGCTCAAAGTGCAGAAATCATTAGTAATGGTGAAAAGCTGCTGAATTTTTGCAGTAATGACTATTTAGGACTGGCCAACCACCCCCAGGTAATTACTGCATTGCAACAGGCGGCAGTTGAGTATGGGGTAGGTAGTGGAGCCTCACACTTGGTTAGTGGCCACTCAAAGTTACACCATGAGTTGGAAGAAGCATTAGCTGAGTTTACTGGTCGACAGCGAGCACTGCTGTTTTCCACTGGTTATATGGCCAATGTTGGGGTTATTAGCGCCTTAGTTGAAAAAGGCGATGTGGTGCTACAAGACAAGCTTAATCATGCCTCGTTAATTGATGGTGGCTTATTGTCAGGGGCTCGTTTTACTCGTTACCTCCATAATGATCTGGCTAGCTTAACCCAAAAGCTTCAGCAGCATCAGACAGGTCAACAGCTGATCGTTACTGATGGAGTGTTCAGTATGGATGGAGATATTGCCCCGCTTACTGACATTGCA contains the following coding sequences:
- the bioB gene encoding biotin synthase BioB — translated: MTATASNAKLIRHDWGYDEVKMLFDLPFNDLLFQAQTIHRQFFDPNAVQTSTLLSIKTGACPEDCKYCPQSGHYNTGLEKEKLLAVERVLEKAKEAKQGGASRFCMGAAWKHPREKDMPYVLEMVKGVKALGLETCMTLGMLKKEQADQLAEAGLDYYNHNLDTSPEFYGSIITTRTYQDRLNTLGNVRDAGIKVCSGGIIGMGETLTDRIGLLAQLANLPQHPESVPINMLVKVEGTPLENVEDLDPIEFIKTLAVARIMMPASHVRLSAGREQMSDEMQALAFFAGANSIFYGECLLTTANPEKNKDLMLFKRLGIKPEQRIEKSDEEQTSNILQAIQDKQNSEMFYDAAQPNQ